CACTTCTTCTATTGTTTAATCCTTCTTATCTTGAGATTCAGGGATACGATAAATGGACAGGAAACGATAAAGGCAATATCAGTTTACATTTTAAATCGGCTGAGAAAGTTTTAAACGAGGCGGTGATTGAAAGTGTGAACCTTTCACTTATGGGTTATACTTTATTAGTTGTATCAGGATTGGCTTTTATCGGTATTTTCTTATTCAAAAACAGGCAGTTGCAAATGCTGCTAACCAGTTTCAACTTTATCTTTATACTGGTATTGTATGTATTAATGGTGTTTTACGGTGTTAAATACCACGGGCTGCTAAGCCAAGAAGTTGATACAGAAATTGCTGTTGGATTGTTTTTCCCGCTGTTTTTGCCCGTATTTAATTACATGGCACTTTCGCGCATGAATTATGACGAGCAGTTGTTGCGCGGTGCAAACCGATTGCGCTAATTTTTCTTAGCCCTTTAATCCTTCTTCGATATAATCCATCAATGAATGGATTACTTTAATGTGTATTTCTTGTGCACGATCAGCATATTTGCTGTGCGGCGCACGAACTTCCACATCAACAGCAGCGGCCATTTTACCACCGTCTTTTCCGGTTAATCCCACTACTTTCATGCCTTTTTTATGGGCGGCTTCAATGGCATTTAATACGTTTTTGCTGTTTCCGCTGGTGCTGATAGCCAGCAGTACATCTCCTTCGTTACCGATGGCTTGTACAAAGCGTGAAAACACAAACTCGTAGCCGTAATCATTGCTAACACATGAAATGTGCGAAGGGTCAGATATTGAGATTGCCGCAATAGGTTCACGGTTTTCCTTAAAACGTCCGGTAAGCTCTTCGGCAAAGTGCATGGCATCGCACATGCTGCCGCCATTGCCGCACGAAATTATCTTTTTGCCGCTTTTTAACGCTGCAAGCATTGTATCGCCGGCGCGCGCAATGCTTTTTATATTGTCATCATCACTCAAAAAATTTTGAAGCACCTGATAGGCCTCCAAAAAGTTTTTCCTAATCACATCGCTCATTATTCAACTGGGGGTTTAATACCTTCACGCTTGTAAAACAAGGCTTTGGCCTCGTCTAAAAACTTAATAAACTCTTTTACATTATAATTACTGCCTCTGGGCTCGGCAAGCAATTCTTCGTTATTATCCAACAAACAATAATTGGGTTGAGCATTGCTGCCAAAGTAGCAAATTTGTATGTCGCTGTTAATTTTTCCGA
Above is a window of Bacteroidota bacterium DNA encoding:
- a CDS encoding DUF4293 domain-containing protein codes for the protein MIQRIQTVYLFIIAVIAALLLLFNPSYLEIQGYDKWTGNDKGNISLHFKSAEKVLNEAVIESVNLSLMGYTLLVVSGLAFIGIFLFKNRQLQMLLTSFNFIFILVLYVLMVFYGVKYHGLLSQEVDTEIAVGLFFPLFLPVFNYMALSRMNYDEQLLRGANRLR
- the lpcA gene encoding D-sedoheptulose 7-phosphate isomerase, translated to MSDVIRKNFLEAYQVLQNFLSDDDNIKSIARAGDTMLAALKSGKKIISCGNGGSMCDAMHFAEELTGRFKENREPIAAISISDPSHISCVSNDYGYEFVFSRFVQAIGNEGDVLLAISTSGNSKNVLNAIEAAHKKGMKVVGLTGKDGGKMAAAVDVEVRAPHSKYADRAQEIHIKVIHSLMDYIEEGLKG